One Lycium barbarum isolate Lr01 chromosome 5, ASM1917538v2, whole genome shotgun sequence genomic window carries:
- the LOC132639467 gene encoding uncharacterized protein LOC132639467, whose amino-acid sequence MALGMDIVGPIGPSDSNGHRFILVSIDYFTKWVEATSHKSVTKKVVADFVKNNLICHFGVPESIIIENGANLNSHPMNNIYEQFKITHRNSTAYRRQMNCAVEAANKNIKRILRKMINNYKNWHEQLSYALLGSRMTTRTFTGATLYLLVYGTEAIIPAEVEIPSLRIILEAELNDAEWVRNRYEQLAMIEEKRMMGVCHGQLYRQRMS is encoded by the coding sequence ATGGCATtgggaatggacatcgtcgggCCTATTGGTCCATCAGATTCCAATGGACATCGTTTCATCTTGGTTTCCATCgattacttcaccaaatgggtggaagcaactTCCCACAAGTCGGTAACCAAGAAAGTTGTGGCTGATTTCGTTAAGAACAATCTCATATGCCACTTCGGTGTACCTGAGTCCATCATCATAGAGAACGGAGCTAATTTAAACAGCCATCCGATGAACAACATCTATGAGCAATTCAAGATAACTCACAGGAACTCTACTGCTTACCGACGACAAATGAACTGTGCtgtagaggctgccaacaagaacataAAGAGGATCCTGCGAAAGATGATCaacaactacaagaattggcacgagcagttgTCATATGCTTTGTTGGGGTCCAGAATGACCACCCGAACGTTTACTGGGGCAACTCTATATCTCCTTGTCTACGGCACAGAAGCGATCATACCCGCGGAAGTGGAAATCCCATCATTAAGGATCATTTTAGAAGCTGAGCTGAACGATGCAGAATGGGTCAGAAACCGTTATGAGCAACTGGCCATGATCGAAGAGAAAAGAATGATGGGAGTATGCCACGGGCAGCTATATAGACAAAGGATGTCTTGA